The Calothrix sp. PCC 7507 DNA segment GAAGTTGTGATTGTAGATTGTCGCTTTTCTCTGAGCGATCCACAATTAGGACGACAGCAGTATCAAGAGAGTCACATAGAAGGTGCTTACTATCTAGATTTAAACCAGGATCTTTCTAGTCCTGTGGGAGAACATGGTGGAAGACATCCTTTACCTAATCCCGTTGATTTAGCTCAGAAGCTATCAGAGATAGGAGTAAACTATCAAAAAACATTAGTTGTAACTTACGATGATTCTCGCCTGGCGTTTGCGGCTCGTTTGTGGTGGCTATTGCGCTATTTAGGACATGAGCAAGTGGCAATTTTAGATGGAGGCTTTGCAGGTTGGCAAAAAGCAGACTATCCCATCACAAAGATTATTCCTCAAGCCCGGAAGGCTACCTTTAGACCCGAAGTACAAACAGAATTGGTAGTGGATATAACAGCGGTAAAAAATCGTAAAGATTTGCCGGAGGTGGTTTTGATAGATTCAAGAGAGAGCGATCGCTACCAGGGTGAACGTGAGCCAATTGATAAAATTGCTGGTCATATTCCCGGTGCTGTCAACTATCCTTGGCAAGAAGTTACGGATTCTTCAGGATACCTGCTTTCTGAGCCAAAACAACGCGATCGCTGGAAAAAATTAGACAAAGCCGAAGAAATTTTAGTTTACTGCGGTTCCGGCGTGACTGCTTGTGTAAATTTACTTTCTTTAAACATAGCGGGCATCCACAGCGCTAAACTTTATGCTGGTAGCTGGAGCGATTGGATTAGTTATTGATTATAGGGCATTTGGCATTAGGTATTGAGCATTGAGTATTGAACATTGGGCATTGAGAGAAATAATTAATGACTCCTAACTCCTAACTCCTAACTCCTAACTCCTAACTCCCAACTCCCAACTCCCAACTCCCAACTCCCGACTCCCGACTCCTAACTCCCGACTCCCAACAAATCTCAAAACTCCCCCAAACCCAAACTGTAATTGAGACTAAAAAACCAACCACCATAATCAATACTGGGAACAGTTGAGCCACCAAAAGTAACTCCACCTTGTAAATTAATGCTACTGTAATCAGATATTCGATAATTTAAATGCCCAAATAATCGATGAAATTCGTCTTCTCGTGAGTCTGGGCGCTCCGTAAAATTTGATAAGTTAAATTGGTAATCAAGACCAACCTGAAGCGGCTGCTGTAAATAGTAGCTTAAAGAAAGCCAGAAAGAATTGATGATGCGATTACGGTTTTCTGGATCAGCAAGATTCAGGCTTAATTCATAGAAGCTATCTAACATTAATTTTGAACTCAGAGGATCTCGCCGTCCCAATGACAGCCGCACGGTATTTTCATTTAAAAAGCGATCGCCTGCTTTAAAAAAATCACCGTTATTAGCGTAGAACAACTGTTGATTGCTAAAACCAAGCTCTCCATACATTCGCTGCGATAGCTGCTGGTAAAGACTCAGGTTGAATCTCAGCTGATTGTAATCATATAATGACTGATCCGCGTAACGAATTAGGTAGCCATCAATTGACCCATTTATATAAGTCTGACGACCCAAAGGTAAATATGCCGAGGCTAATGTCAGCCCATAAAACATCAATCCATCTTCTATAGGATCAACATCCGAAGAAAAAATATTACTTGTTTGGAAGTAGCCTACACGAGCCTGCAAATAACCTACAGGTTTAAACTTGGCTATTGGCTGTTCTGTAGGTGGAAGTGGTGTTTGTTCTAGCGGTTTTGGTGATGACAGTCTTTGCCTCACCCTTAACCCCAGTTCCAAATCGCGATCGCTAAGTGGTCGCTGTCGCACTCGCAACTCCAGCTCCAGCTTACCATCACTACGTGTAGGTGAAGGCTGTGTTTCTTCTCGCAGCCTCTGTCTTAGCCTTTCTATCCTTTGAGAGTAATCTATCTGGGGTTTCTCTAAGAGTTGTTGTATTGGTTCTGAAGAAGGCTTGGGAAAATTACTTGGCTGTCCTTCTAGCTGTGGAGGATTATTTTGCTTCTGAAGATTGCCAGGACTTCTAGGACTGGGTTGAGAATTTGGTGGTTTTGAGGGACTAGGATTGGGTTGAGAATTTGGCAGTATTTGTGAATTTAAACGCCACAACTTATTAGGATTCTTGCACAGATAGACTTTACAGTCAGCTTCAGGAGAAGAAAAAGACAAGTGCGACGGATAATCTGAACCAAGAAGTGTCACAAAATCACTGCTAAATTCTTCATTTTTCCCAACTTTAGTCATATCAACAAGCGGAGGCTGGGGAAATTTCTCACAAGTACTGACATTACTCTGATTTAACTTTGTATCTGTTAACTCAGATAACCCCAACAGCGGCAAGTTAGAACTGATTTGACCTAGCTTAAGCTTCTGGCATGGCTGATGAGTCTGTGCCCTTGCCAAATTTTGTGTGTTTAATGCTACGCTATACTGGCTATATAACGTACTTGAATTTGCAGCCCATGCCCCATCTACACTGATGCTAAAGAAGCTTGCACCATTAGGAACTAACAAAATCGCACACAAGGAAAATTTCCAGCTTTTGGATTGCATGGTTGATGACGCCCATTACTTTTAGCAAGCGAGACCCACAAGCTGCGCCAGAGGTTACAGTTAGGGATCTAAAATGTCTGCTCAACTTGTCCCTGATTTTTCTACCAATTTTGTAACAATCAATAGTTGACTATATTTATTGATGTTCAGACTTGTTTATCTAAAAAGTTACATATATTTATTTTTGTTATACGTACGTAAGCCATTCATATCATGTAAATTTATTGTGTAGTTAAAGGCATATAATGGTATGTAGGGTTGATTTGTTTTATCAGTTACATTGACATAATTTAAGTATTTAAGTCAAGTAATTGAAAATCCAGTATAGAAGATAACATTAATTCGGGATTAGCATCTACTTTCAACTGGTTTGTGATCAGTTAAAGTTTCCGAGTTTTCAAAATATTATGTTTCATCATAAATTTTTCCCACTTTTAGTGGTTGGTTTATGGGGGGTTATAGCTTTGCCCTCGCCAAATATGGTGAGTGCAAACGCTCCTCTGACGCGGGCTGAGATTCAGAATCTGCGTAATTTAGTCCAACTGATCATTAGAAATAACCCACAGAAGCGTCCGGCACGAAAATTAGACACTATAATTCCTGGCGATGGCTTATCTACTGGTAGAGCTTCCTTAGCAGAGTTGCGCTTTAACGATGGCTCTTTAGCACGAGTTGGAGAACAAGCTCTATTTCAATTTTTGCCACAAACTCGCAACTTTCGACTATCAAATGGGACTGTGCTACTGCTGATACCTCCTGGAAGGGGGCAAACACGCATACAAACACCTAACGCAGCAGCAGCAATTCGTGGTTCAGCATTATTTGTACGCTATGACGAACAAACAGACACCACAGTTTTAGGCGCATTGACAAATAGTGGCATTGAAGTTTCTAACAAAGAAGCTTCTCAAAGTCAATTGCTGGAAGCAGGACAGTTAATAGTTATTGTTAAGAATAAATTTCAAGGCTTATACGATTTTGATCTAAGGAATTTTTATGAAACCAGCGATCTAGTTCAAGGGCTGGATTTGACTAGGCAGAATCTTAAGCCTATGCCCGATCCGGCGATCGCTAGTGTTCAAGCTGAAACCGCCGCAGCCGTAGCAGCACAGTCACCCATAAGCGGTAGGGGAGTAGTAGACAACCCATCTTTTTTACAGTTAAGCAATAGTTCTTCATCATCCAGCAACGCCAGCAAAGATACTCCCTCATCAAACACCCTCAATGAGAATCCTTCAGTAAATTCCCTCGTAGAAACAGGACAAGTTGTATCAGATACTGAGCGGCAGACTTCTCAAAATAACAACGATAATAATAATGTAAATTCACAGGACAAGCCCCCGGAAACAAAGCCGCCTGAGACTAAACCGCCTGAGACTAAACCACCAGAAACTAAACCACCGGAAACTAAACCACCGGAAACTAAACCACCAGAAACTAAACCACCGGAAACTAAACCACCAGAAACTAAACCTCCGGAAACTAAACCACCAGAAACTAAGCCACCAGAAACTAAGCCGCCTGAGACTAAGCCCCCGGAAACTAAACCGCCAGAAACTAAACCACCTGAGACTAAGCCCCCGGAAACTAAACCACCTGAGACTAAACCTCCTGAGACTAAGCCACCGGAAACTAAACCACCAGGACATAAACCTCCTGAGACTAAGCCGCCTGAGACTAAGCCCCCGGAAACTAAACCGCCAGGACATAGACCACCAGGACATAAACCTCCTGAGACTAAGCCACCAGGACATAAACCTCCAGAGACTAAGCCACCGGAAACTAAGCCACCAGAAACTAAGCCACCGGAAACTAAACCCCCGGAAACTAAGCCACCGGAAACTAAACCTCCTGAGACTAAACCTCCTGAGACTAAGCCACCGGAAACTAGACCACCGGAAACTAAGCCACCGGACACTAAACCTCCTGAGACTAAGCCACCGGAAACTAGACCACCGGAAACTAAACCTCCTGAGACTAAGCCACCAGAAACTAAGCCACCGGAAACTAAAGCCCCCGGAAACTAGACCACCGGAAACTAAACCTCCTGAGACTAAGCCACCGGAAACTAGACCACCAGAAACTAAGCCACCGGAAACTAAACCTCCTGAGACTAAGCCACCGGAAACTAAACCTCCTAATAATCCAGGAGGCCCAACTACTTAAAATCATGGGAAGCTGTATTACAGTGCAATTACCATGTCTACCCAGTACATCTACCTTCATGGCTTCGCTTCCAGTCCTAATTCTGCCAAAGCTCAGGACATAGGCGATCGCTTTGCCCAAATTCAGACAAAGCTGACAATCCCGGAGCTAAATGCTGGTGATTTCTCTCGGTTGACAATCACTCGTCAAATAACCCAAGTTGTCGCAGAATTTTCTGATAATTCTTTGCCAGTGACACTAATTGGCTCAAGTTTAGGTGGTTTGACGGCAGCCCATTTGGGGCAGAAATACCCACAAGTACAACGCTTAGTCTTGTTAGCACCAGCTTTTGATTTCTTATCTCATTGGTTGCCCAAGCTAGGAAATGAAGCAGTGCAGCGCTGGCAACAAGAAAAATATCTCATGGTTTACCACTACGGTGAAAGGCGATCGCTTCCCCTCAGTTATGATTTTGTGACAGATGCAACTCAATACCAAGAGGAAGCATTCCAACGCCCCATTCCCACACTGATTTTGCATGGCAAAAAAGACGAAGTCATACCCATTGCCGCCAGTCGAGACTTTGTGCGATCGCGTCCTTGGGTAGAATTAGTAGAACTAGACAGCGATCATGCCTTGGGCAATGTAATGCCAGAAATTTGGCAAGCAATTCATCTCTTCTGCCAGCTACCTTGAAGCTGTAAAATATTAAGCTCTACCAATGTCCTTAGCCATTTGTCTTACGCCTGTTACTAATGACAAATGACCAAGGACAAATGACTAATTTCTAAAACTATGCTCCCATTCATCCGGTCAGATTTAGCTAAGTTCACCGCTTATAAAGCCCATCCCAGCAGCGATACAGCCGAAGCCGTGCCCACACAATTTGATCGGCTGGATACGAATGAAAGCCCCTATGATTTACCACCTGAGTTAAAAGAAAAGCTAGCTTGGACTTATCAGCAGGTAATTGAAACAAATCGTTATCCTGATGGTGGACATGAGACACTCAAAGATGCGATCGCCCAATATGTCAATGAGTCAGCTAACCCCGCACCATCCTTTGTGACTGCTGCCAATATTTCTGTAGGTAATGGTTCAGATGAACTAATCCGCTCTTTATTAATTGCCACTTGTCTAGGAGGAGAAGGCGCAATTCTTGTTGCTAATCCTACTTTTTCGATGTACGCAATTTTGGCACAAACTCTGGGTATTCCCGTAGTCACAGTGCCAAGAAGTGAGGCTAATTTTGAAATTGACTTAATAGCTGCACAATCAGCGATCGAACAAACTCAAAATCCTCCAATTCGGGCAGTTTTCGTCGTTCATCCCAATTCCCCCACGGCTAATACCTTAACGACAGCGGAGTTGACATGGCTAAGAAGTTTGAGTGAACAAATTTTGGTAGTGATTGATGAAGCTTATTTTGAATTTAGCCAAAATACTTTAGCTGGAGAATTAGCACAGCGCCCCAACTGGTTGATATTACGTACTTTTTCTAAAGCTTTCCGGCTAGCAGCGCTACGTGTTGGCTATTGTATCGCTCATCCAGAAGCGATCGCTATCTTAGAAAAAGTCCGCTTACCTTATAATTTACCGAGTTTCTCCATAGCCGCAGCAATTTCTGCTTTACAAAACCGTCAACTTTTGCTTGAATCAATTTCCCAAACTTTAGCCGAACGAGACAAACTAATCCAAGTTTTATCTCAACATCCAGCATTAAAAATTAGAGAAAGTACAGCTAACTTTATTTATCTGCGTCTCCAACAAAATGGAGCAAGCGCGCAAAACATTGCTTTAAAAAGTTTACACCAGCAACTCAAGATTTCTGGAACCCTGGTACGGCTTCTGAACGAAGGATTGCGAATTACTATAGGAACTATTGAAGAAAACGCCCGCACCCTGAATCGAATCCAAGCTGCTTTGACGGATTTTGAATTTTAACGATTTGCTTCAGTAATTAAACCTGCCATCTCCTTCACTGCCCAAACGGCGTACCATGCCAGCAGTCTGTGGCAACACACCCACTAAAAGAGCAAAGACAAAATCAGGTAAACTAGCTACCATTTCTGGTGGAAAGTATTGTTCAAATTGATCGAGAATTTTCTGGACTCGTTGCTGCGGTACTGGGTTTTCTGTAATTTGTTTGATTAATCGAATCCATTGTCGCCTGATTAAATAAGCCTTCTGGCGCTCCTCATAAGATTCGGGTGTTAACAAAGACAAGTTACCTATCGGTAGTGCCTTTTGACAATCACAGTCATAATCCCCACCCACCGCTGCTCCAGGCCCAGCAAATTCTGCATGGTAGCGTTTAAAGAGGATTAAGCCATTCCGCCTACGACTATTGACGATGAAAACCTTTCCAGTTTGTAAAAGTGTGAGGATATCCGAGCCTTGAGATTGCTCAGTTCCATCTGGCATGACAAAACGGTCAGGGAAAGTGGTGTCAGAGTAATAAGTTGATACCATAGCAGTCTGATAGCGTCGGCGCTGTTCGCTATCCATGTTTTTTCAAACTTGCTAATAATTGGTTAGTAGTATACACTCAACGCTAGAATTTGATGTTCAGTGAAATTAAGATTTTTGATTTCTTTTATGTATGATCTGATCAAATTTTTTTGGTCAGCTAACCTGAGATTATGAACAAATGAGATTGTTCAATAATTCGGTAATCATATTTTATGAGATTTAACTGGATTTGTCTTCCACTAGAGTGAACTTTATTTTAAAGTTTTTATAAAGATGAATATCTTAAATACAAAGTTACTATGAGGATTTTCAGATTCTTCTAAGGGCTGTTTTACCGAATATCTATATCATAATTGCTTTGTGATCTTTATTATTTAAGTAAGAAATATTATTCAACATAATATATTAGGAATCCGATTTGATTTTTTTTTAACCAAATCGGATTCCTACATATTTTAAAGTTTAGTTATAAATTCTATATTATTAATTAGTAATCATAGTAATAATTACCAACATTATATTTTCTCGTGCCTGAATGTAGATATACTTCAAAAACTCTGAATAAAATATTTTTGGTAAGATTTTTTTAAACATTCTGAAGCAGACCAGAAAATGTTACACTTTTTATAGTAATGCTATTAAAAAAATAATGTAATTTTTTGTAAATGACAAAATCTCTAGAGATCAAAATAGGTAATTACCAAATGTCTGACGATTGGTAAATTGAGTAGATTAACAACTCTCACGTAAATAATTCAACTATTGAGACTGAATTGCAAAGTCAGATATAGGACTCATATTTGATTTCTGAAATACACGTAGGGGAGCCACCCTCGTGCGCGGGTTTCCCGCGTTGAGAGGAGTGGCGTTGGGCAATGCCCACCCTACACTTAAGATTAAAGTGTACGGAATTTTTTCAATAATCAAACCGGATTCCTATATGAGGACTAAGTGTAAGCTGTCGCGCCTACAAATTTCGTCACGATAATTTTAGGCAAAACCTGTAAATCCCCTCCCTTGTGCCCTGCTCTGCTGCTGCCTCAATGTGCAAACTATAATCACAACAGCTTATAAACACCTTTATATCCTGTTCGTTGTAGTTATAATGTCACAATTAAGCACGTATTAAAACAAAATTTAGGTAGTTGAATTAGCCCTCAAATACTTGTGCAATAACAACTGATGTGAATATCTTAAAAGAAAAATATTCCAACTAGATTCGATTTTATCCACTCGATATCCCTGCTTGAAATAAAGCTGTCGTGCCTGATGATTATCCTCCACTACATGAAGGTATAAATCTTGAAATCCCCACTCACGGGAGACATATTCACATTTTGTGAGTAACTCTGAGGCCACGCCATTCCTACGATATTTTGGGCAAACAGCTAGATTTGACAGGTACGGGAAACTCCTACCCACCTGTGCCCATGAATTACTGAAACGCACACCCATTTCTACAGTTCCTACTAAATTATTAGCAGCACCAATAGTAGTATCAACAGCAACCAAACAAACGTGATGGGGAGCAGGTGACGCCAGTCGGTGTTTTAAGTCTTCGTAAATACCCAAACGCAGCACAGGGAAAGCCCATCCCCATATCCCCTGTTGGGAGTGAAAGCTCTCAGCAATAATTTGGGCAACACTCGTCAAATCAGCAGGTGTAGCCGCACGGATTTGGAGTTGGCGTTCAACTGGCTCGGCGGCATCTGTGACTGACTCTTGATGGTATGAGTGAAAAAACCAGGATGTCAAGGCTCGTTTAGTGTTAATTTCATTCAAGGGAAATTTTCTCAAATATCCTAAAAGATCATCAAAGCTGTGTGAAAATTCTCAAATGCAGTAAGTATTTAGCTTGTGGTAAAATTACGAATCTGGTTTTGCTTGACGAGCAAACATATTACAAGTTACCGTTTAGAGTTTTGTAACTTACACTCCTAACTATTGTAAAGAATTGCAATTTAATCATAAATCGATGAGCTTTATTTCAGGAGATTTAGGCATATTTCTTTTTTAAGAGTAGAGAAGTGAGCAATCTCTGACAACAAGCCGCCTGGGTGAAGTTTATTCTGACGTTTAACTATTCGCCTGTTTTCATATGCTTACGCTTAAGAAAGCTACGCATAGCTTTACGGAGAGGCTAATAATCTGCATTTTTCAGATCGAATTGGTATAAGTAGTATATTTTAGACCTTAAATCTTATTTTTGTAACATTGCCAGATGTAACATGGGTGTCATAAATAAAATTTACTTACAAATGTTAGTGCAACTGCTGTAACGGGAAAACTTAATATGCAGCTACAGATGGCTTTTTCGGCCAGACTTGAGTGCTGCACATCATAATAGGACAGTTTTAGCCGGAGGTGAGGGAAGATTTTGCCAGCCAGCATCGACTCTGTAGCACTCAAACTACATATGAAACCAATTGCTCTGCACCAGAGCCAATGGCAACCAGTACAAGCCATTGAGGCAAATTACTGTGAGTAAATGCTCCTACACTCAGCAGTCATGTAACCAAATAGCCTTATTGGTCGAAATGCTCTGCTCTTACCTGACTCAGAAACATCCTTACCTGATCAGATTATTCTTTATCCAACTGCCGTTGCAGCAGGAAAGCGGTGCATGAAATCCCAAGCAAACAGTAAGCCTAAAATTTTGGTTGTTGATGATGAACCAGACAACCTTGACTTGCTTTACCGCACCTTCTATCGCGACTATAAGGTGCTGAGGGCAACTTCTGGTCCTGCGGCGCTGGATTTGCTCTCTCAAGAGGGAGAAGTCTCGGTGATCATCTCTGATCAGCGGATGCCGATAATGAGCGGTACAGAATTTTTGAGCCTGACAGCGACTCAATATCCAGATATTATCCGGATTATTTTAACTGGCTACACTGATGTCGAAGACTTAGTGGAAGCAATTAATGCTGGCAAGGTATTCAAATATGTCACCAAACCTTGGGAAGCTGAGGAACTTAAAGCAGTAGTACGCCAAGCCCTAGATACTCACAATGTCCTCAAAGCTCGAACTCGTGAACTAACCCGCACACTGCGTCAAGAATCACTGCTGAACACTGTCACAAATACCATTCGCAGTGCTTTAGACTATCGGCAAATTTTACAAGCAATTGTCGATACGGTGGGTCATATGTTGGAGGTGGATGTTTGTCTGTTACGTCCTTTCCAAGAGGGGCGATTAGTGGATGAGGGATTCATTTACCAGAAGACTGGAGAAAACACAGGAGGAGGGGTAGATGAGAGAGATGGGGGAAATATTACTTCCTCATCGTCCTCATCACCCTTCTCTTCTCTATTAGCTCAAACGGTCTGGGAAACCCGCGAAGTACAGGTGATTCATCATGTGGTAGATGATGAACGTATCCAAGGTGATACTCTTGAACTCCGCCAACGTTCCACAGCTTTTGCCACAGCTAATATTTGCTCTAGCTTGGTGGTGCCGTTGATTTGTCAACAGGAACTGATGGCAGTCCTAGCACTACATAAGTGTTCTGAGTCCCGTATCTGGCGAGATGAGGAGGTGCAGCTGGTATCGATGGTGGCGGATCAAGCAGCCTTAGCTCTTTCTCAAGCCTATACTTATGAGCAAGTACGTGCCCTTGCTAGAAGAGAAGTATTAATTAATACAATTACTACGGCGATTCGCTCTAGCCTAGACCCACAAAATATTTTTGCAGCTATTACCGAACAACTAGGGCAAGCTTTACAAGTCGATGGCTGTGTCCTGTCTTTGTGGACAGAGGAAGATGAGTTTGTTCAGTGTGTGGGCTTATATGATAGTTCTCAAAATCTAGAGGATGCTCTCAAGGTAGTTAAGGGAGAAAATTTAGATCATAATCACCACAAATTAAAACAGCAATTACCCGATTCTCAAGCACCAATTAAGGAGAATCCGATACTGCAAGAAATTTTGCAGACACAGCAGCCTGTGGTAATTACTGATATGAGTAATTGTTCGTCAGAAGTTAAAGGGTTTGATTTGCCTTTAAAAATGCCGGCACGATCGCTCATGGTTGTGCCTTTGTTGGCTGATGGCAAATGCATTGGCAGCATCACGTTGCGTGTTAATAGTCAAGCGAGAGTGTGGTTGTCATCGGATATCGAACTGGCTAAAGCAGTAGCATCTCAAGCAGCGATCGCCGTGCAGCAATCCCGTCTGTATCAAAAAACACGTGATCAGGCTGAACGTTTGTTGCAATTAGACAAACAAAAAACTGAATTTTTCCAAAATATTTCTCATGAATTCCGCACTCCTATTACTTTAATTCAGGGACCTCTAGAGTCAGCGGTGAGCATGGGTGAAGGGCTATCTTATTCTCAAAGTACGATCGCCCTGCGAAACTCCCGCCGTCTCCTACGACTAGTCAATCAACTACTTGATTTGCAACGCCTGGATGCGGGGAGGATGCAGCCTAGTTTTCGCCCCTGCGATTTGGCGGAATTTGTGAGCCAAATAGTCGAGTCATTTCGCCCATATTGCGAGAAGAAGGCTCTAAATCTCGTGACTCAGCTTGGTGAATGTCCCCAAGTTTACTTGGATATGGAAAAATTTGACAAGGTGGTTTATAACCTCCTGTCAAATGCCATGAAGTTTACCCCTGAAAGTGGCACGATCAATGTCAGACTGGTATCTCAAGGCGATCGCTGTATCTTACAAGTACAAGATACCGGAATTGGCATTGTTCAAGAGCAAATTCCCCACTTATTTGAGCGCTTCCGCCAAGCTGAAGGCTCAGAAAACCGCTCCTATGAAGGTAGTGGTTTGGGCTTGGCTTTAGTTAAAGAATTAGTGGAACTACACGGTGGTAAAGTAACTGTGGATTCAGTTTACGGGGAAGGAACTACCTTTACTTTATGGCTGATAACTGGAAATCATCACTTACCTAGAGAGCAAGTACTGGAAACACCTTCCGAGCTAACAACGAGTCGCGCTAGCGTGGAATTGGCTGATTTAGAACTAATAGAGTCCATAACAGATAATATCGAAGAACTATCACCCATTTCTGACACTCAGGACTTGCAAAAGAACGGTAAAGCTGGTCTGGAAAAACATGACCACTCAATTTTGGTCGTAGATGATAACCCGGATTTGCGAACCTATGTATCTGATATCATCCGTAGCAATGGTTATCAAGTCCAGACGGCTCGTAATGGCGCTGAGGGATTCCGAATAGCTCAAGCAACTTCACCCAGCTTAATTGTGACTGATTTAATGATGCCTGTAGTCACAGGATTGGAAATGATTCGGATGATCCGCAATGAGGATAAGCTCAAAGGAACACCAATTATTTTGCTGACAGCTAAAGTTGATGAAGAAACCCGCATTGAAGGTACAGAATATGGCGCGGATGCTTATTTAGCCAAACCATTTAATGACCGGGAACTTCTGGCTGAAGTCAAGAATCTTTTAGCCTTGAAGGCAAACGAACGGCGAGTTTTGGAGCTAAATACTTATCTGACAGAATCGGTGCTGAAGCGCTTTTTGCCGCCTGCTTTGGTGCAAAAAGCTGCAATGGGAGATTTGACTCTAGATTTACGACCGGAACCGCGCTTGATTACGGTTTTATTCAGTGACATAGTGGGTTTTACTCAGCTAGCAAATACTCTGAGATCCCGGCGAGTAGCGGAATTACTCAATGAGTATTTAGAAGCTATGACCAAAACTGTGTTTGATAACGGCGGCACTGTGGATAAATTTATGGGAGATGCTATTTTAGCTTTATACGGAGCGCCGGAAGAATTAACTCCCAATGAACAGGTACGTCGCGCTATCAACACAGCCAGAGCAATGCATCACGCACTAGCTAAGTTAAACCAACGTTGGCGAGACCAAGGTATATTCGATGCTGACGGACATGCTGGAGTGAAGTTTCGTTGTGGTATCCACCAAGGTACAGCAGTTGTAGGGATGTTCGGTAGTGCAGAACGCGCTGATTATACTGCTATTGGTCCGAGTGTGAATATTGCTGCTAGATTGCAGGCTGCTGCTATTCCCGGTACTATTCTGGTCTCTGCTGCTGTGGCAGATTATTTGCAGGATGAAGAAATCACTAAAGTAAGTCCTTTGGAACTTAAAGGAGTAGATGAAACAGTTCTGACTTTTGCTGTGGCTCCAGAGTTGATGGTTAATCGTTAAAATCAGACTGGAGTAAGTAGGTCAGCGTAAATGAAGTTAACTAGTCTTCGCGTAGCGTCTGTGACAAGAGAGGGTTGTCATTGGTCATTTTTAAGGCTTTGAGGATACTTCATACTTAATACTTCAGATGACACCAACAGTTACGGATACAACTTCAAGTCCAGACAAGGTCTGGAGGAGACACACTGATCCACCTGGTTTGTGGATTGCGGTAGTGATAGGTTCAGTGGGACTACACTTGCTAGCATTTTGGCTGATACGTTCGTATCAGTCTAGTCTGTTGTGGCAGCAGC contains these protein-coding regions:
- a CDS encoding response regulator, with the protein product MKSQANSKPKILVVDDEPDNLDLLYRTFYRDYKVLRATSGPAALDLLSQEGEVSVIISDQRMPIMSGTEFLSLTATQYPDIIRIILTGYTDVEDLVEAINAGKVFKYVTKPWEAEELKAVVRQALDTHNVLKARTRELTRTLRQESLLNTVTNTIRSALDYRQILQAIVDTVGHMLEVDVCLLRPFQEGRLVDEGFIYQKTGENTGGGVDERDGGNITSSSSSSPFSSLLAQTVWETREVQVIHHVVDDERIQGDTLELRQRSTAFATANICSSLVVPLICQQELMAVLALHKCSESRIWRDEEVQLVSMVADQAALALSQAYTYEQVRALARREVLINTITTAIRSSLDPQNIFAAITEQLGQALQVDGCVLSLWTEEDEFVQCVGLYDSSQNLEDALKVVKGENLDHNHHKLKQQLPDSQAPIKENPILQEILQTQQPVVITDMSNCSSEVKGFDLPLKMPARSLMVVPLLADGKCIGSITLRVNSQARVWLSSDIELAKAVASQAAIAVQQSRLYQKTRDQAERLLQLDKQKTEFFQNISHEFRTPITLIQGPLESAVSMGEGLSYSQSTIALRNSRRLLRLVNQLLDLQRLDAGRMQPSFRPCDLAEFVSQIVESFRPYCEKKALNLVTQLGECPQVYLDMEKFDKVVYNLLSNAMKFTPESGTINVRLVSQGDRCILQVQDTGIGIVQEQIPHLFERFRQAEGSENRSYEGSGLGLALVKELVELHGGKVTVDSVYGEGTTFTLWLITGNHHLPREQVLETPSELTTSRASVELADLELIESITDNIEELSPISDTQDLQKNGKAGLEKHDHSILVVDDNPDLRTYVSDIIRSNGYQVQTARNGAEGFRIAQATSPSLIVTDLMMPVVTGLEMIRMIRNEDKLKGTPIILLTAKVDEETRIEGTEYGADAYLAKPFNDRELLAEVKNLLALKANERRVLELNTYLTESVLKRFLPPALVQKAAMGDLTLDLRPEPRLITVLFSDIVGFTQLANTLRSRRVAELLNEYLEAMTKTVFDNGGTVDKFMGDAILALYGAPEELTPNEQVRRAINTARAMHHALAKLNQRWRDQGIFDADGHAGVKFRCGIHQGTAVVGMFGSAERADYTAIGPSVNIAARLQAAAIPGTILVSAAVADYLQDEEITKVSPLELKGVDETVLTFAVAPELMVNR